tttgtccATATTTctatattcatatttatggTACATCGTTAGGCAGACTCCCTTTTCTTTCGCTCTTCCTGTTCGACCCGATCTGCAAAAGTGCGGAATTAATTCCTCAATAAATTTTAGCAAACTGacggggggagggggggggggaatattTCCCTTTCGCACTCTCAATGTGCAACTCTCTGCGTCTCACCTATGTATGTAATCATTTGGGGATGTGGGAGGCGAGTAATtaagaatgaaaataacGTTGTCTATATCGAGTCCCCTGCTCACTATATCCGTCGTGATGAGGATAGGCTTCTCCCCCAATTTAAACAAGTTTATATTTTCGTTCTTTTGCAAGGTTAGCAATTCTGAATGCATAATAACAGAGTGAGGCTTCAGGAAGGAGTACTCGTGCAGCTTTTCAACCTACAAAGGGGGGttatgaaaatgaagagaatttTGCTCCTTCGTTGGAAAAGTTTGGTGAGCGCGGGGAACAGCAGCGGTGTGCACATGcggtaaagaaaaatgcacaacATAGGCGGCATAACGCGCACGCTAAATTGTAAATGGCATAATGCTGATATCACTGCACAGTTGGCGTGtgcattctcctttttttcgcataGTCACCTCTTCTTTGCAGTTGGCAAAAATTATGCACTTGCTTATTTTATCCTCCTTCTCCCTCTCCTCAAAAAGACTCGTGCCCATGTAATCCCGGATCAATTTGTCACCATCgcattcatcatttttgtcGGACAATTGGTGGGTCCCTTTTCTCCCtgacacattttttctttttacaaaaaaaaattcatttaaaaagtaGGATACATACTTATACTTTGAGGGGGTATTTATTTTGCACATATAGTGGACAATGTTCAAATTGCACAGACTGGAAGTCTTGTTCTCTCTGCTCAGCAACTGAGTTATATGTTGCGAATTTTTTAATAGACTTGCTCTTTCTTCATCCACTTTATTTTGAATAACTTCTTTAACCCCATTaataaaatcaaaaaaaacaaaaccaCATAAATcgtcattaatttttttccttattagtTCATTCATATTTGCTGTGAACAAATATATTTGATAATTTTCACGATTTAAAGTATCCCCACTAATattgttcctttttgcgGCCACTTCATGATCCACCCCGTTCAATAAATcccttttaaataaaaaattgaaaatcaATTTTCTACTTTCGACTATATAATCAAATTCATCTACAACAATCGTGTGTACACAATTTAAAATATTGTTCATAAcgttcttttcatttttttttgtactctTATAATTCTTTATGTAAAACTCTAATTTATTTGGCgtggtcaggtaaaaatggaTACCGTAATTTTCTctatataaataattattcTGTTCATTCAGTTTATGAgaaaattcttccttcccaaTTACGtcttgcttcatttttttcacacgaTCGCAAGGATCATGTTCATCGAACAAAATGCATACATTCAAATTGGGGTATATGGacaaaatgtaaatatataactGTTTGCAAAGATAAATATTCTGCGtcaaaattaatattttcctgCTACAAtcgaatttttcatttatcaATTTCTGTATTAACGGTAACAAGTAGCTGAGCGTTTTTCCCGTTCCGGTCTTGTTGTAGACAAGAACATGCTTACaattgtttgcaaaaatttcattaaaaattatgtacTGATACATGTACAGTTTGTCTATCTTGAGGATCACCTTTAAATTATTCACTATTTCTTCATCTATGTTTAGCAAATTCAGATCGATGTATTCATGTCTGTTTAAAATTCTGTTCTGTCCACTCTGCGGGGTACCACCATTTGTGAGATTCTCATGTCGGATCGTTTTTTCCCTATTACAGTTAGCAGTTCTTTCTCCGTTTGGAAAATTTACCTCATCCGCACAACTCTCCGatgtattttcttcatacAACTTTTGATATATTTTGTTGCTATATGGAAGTCTACCTTTGCTTATTCCATCTTCTTTATTGCCTTCAAAAAACTGTCTGCTTAAATTATTCTTATAGTGAAAAAATCTGTACacccctttttcattttttcgaaccaaaaaataataattatagTTAACCAATTTTATTGTTGTAGAAATGGTTCTTTTGATCGAAATTTCATTAAAGCCGACTCGAGGGATATCACCTTTACGGAACATTCTTTTCTCAATCGGGTTAAGAACAACACGATGAGTTATTTTTCCTGCAAATGAACATGACACCATATCTTCATCATCTCGAATTTCTCTTTggtggaaaaattatttaaaattaaagcATCTTCGCCATCAACATGTGTGGCATATTCTTCTTCGTCATGTTCTGCACATATCTTTTTTGAATTAATGCTGCTTTGCTAGGCattctttttccatcttaTTTTTGCCTTCATGAGATTCCTctaacacagttaaatgaaAACGCTTCATATACACCCCAGCttacaaaagaaagagaacgCATGCCGACTTTTTCTCCTGTCCTTTGCTCGTTCGAAATGCAAccggaaggaagaattttttcgcgctagtttttttttttttttttttttttttttttgcttttttttttttttttttttttaagcataaTCTTTATTAtgagagaataaaaaaattatttacaaaCACCTCTATAAAGCAAAACAACTACAAAAGCAACATTCCTATTTTATTTCGCCATTTTTCCTGTTAcatattttcacaaaattgcGAAATACAGAAAAGAACGTTTTTTCGCGAACTTTTTCCCACAGTTTAGcacacaaaaatataatgccAAGATGTGTGTACGAGTATACTACAATATCGATATAAACGTTTTGAAAAGAAAGTACAACTGCGaaaaaattctgaacaatgaaaaatttaagaGAGGAATGATAAATAagtaaagaacaaaaaaaaaaaaaaaaaaaaaaaaattgcgctCAAGGAGCTGCATATATAGTACATATAAAACGTGCATACGCGTACATCTATATCTTTGTACGTGGTGCATAATTAAACATTAAACCATTTCCTGTAGATGAAACAAATGCGCTCCACGCAATATGACATGACGTAATGTGTGGTGTTCCGCACaaacttaaaattttttttaggaaaaaTTACATGCCCATTATCTACGAGACCgctgaaaatggaaaagaaaaccaaGCCCCACAAAAAATCAAACTAATTCAAGTTTGCCTGTGGGGCCTACAGCCATTCAACTACGGAAAATTCGACAAGGAAGTTCTTTTAATTAATGCGCGAGTAGAAAGCCTACAATGGAAGAAGTCATTCAAGTTGGTTTACCTCCCGAGGGGCCATTTTCTACGCCCCCACATGTGAACAACGGCAACAggataaaaacaaatatatggacacatgtatatatatgcatatgtatgtacattaGTGCATGTCTGCCTGCGAGCATTGTGCACCTTTCCAGACCATCATCACCCGCGCCGCCTTTTCCCCACACCCCACAGATTGCTAATCAATAAGAATCGATGTGCCATTGTGGTTAACGGCTACTTCGAATGGATGGACATTAAGGGCTCTTCAAAAAAAACCccatattttctattttttggAAACGATGAAAATTCTTCTGAGGAAGTAACCGACGGAAAAGTAGAGACGAAGAGTGAGGAATTAACTGTGGAAAAGACGGAAGAAAAGAGCGAAGAAAAGGTTATCCCTAGAATAAAGGAAGAGGGAGTGACCACTAGTATTAgggtaaagaaagaaatagaGTTGAACGAAAACAACAAAGGCGAgattaagaaggaagaaaaggaaaaagaggaagtgaaggaggaagaagaatcgATGATAACAGATAGGGGCGCtctaaaaaggaaaatagaaggagaggaaaagagtgagaagaaaaaaatcaaaacagAGTTATCCAACGAAGGTACttttaaaagagaaaataattgTAATAGTAGAATAATGACAACTGTCACTGCTACCGTTATTGTAACAATACAAATGCTTTTGTTAGACCTGTTGCATCtgtgttaatttttcatCACCTATAAGTGTTAAATGCTAATCAGCAAAggccttccatttttttaacgtaagagtagaaaggaaaacatgaAAATGGGCAAATCTGAAGAGGACACCacgatatatatacatatatatatacattttttccattccctcTATTTCtgccatatatatatatatatatatatatatatatatatatatatatatatatacattttttctttcctttccccaccTTTTcagaattatgaaaaaatcgaatgcccattttttttttttttgttttgtttatcATTGCTCCACTTTAGCAGATCGGGAGGAAAATGACGAAGAGGAGAAGTCCCATGTAATAATTGCAGGTTAGGTAGCTGtaatgtgtttttttcaaaggaATCCCTAAAACAGGCCAGGCGCAAAAAAGCgatacatatacaaatgcACCATTCGTGTTTTCTTTTACACAGGCCTTTACAGCATCTCCAATAAGGACAAAAACGATTGTAGATACACCATAATCACAACCGCTAGCGAAAATTCCGCCCTGAAAGACATGCATGACAGGTTTCACATACATTTCCATACATCCTATTGCTTACACTTTTTGGGATGATAGCATTTAagatattttccccttcaccccctttttcttcattttaccTCATTAGCAATGATCTATATCGCATACGTTTCATTCCCTTCATTTAAATCACACAAGTAGATGCCCTCTCTTGCTGAGCGAAAAAACTCTAAACTTGTGGCTAgacgtggaaaaaaaatacgaagaCATTATAGAAAGTGTCAAGCAGGAGCATCGAGTTGTTTGTAAGCTAGCGGATGTGAAAAGCTATGGAAAGTGCAACTATACACTTTTTAttcacgtaaaaaaaaaaaaaaaaaaaaaaaaaaaaaaactcaccctccttttttttttccatttcagcGAACAACTTGAAGTTTAGGGAAGTTAAGAACTGGACTGATTATGCAACCAAATAGAAAAGGGCCAAGAAAGTCACTAAGGTTTAGCCGTTGCAAAGCAggcaaagaaataaaagaatacatttttttttttacttccccttTGTGTTGACTTCACCtgaaattttataaattatCCATATTAAACCTATAATGTCAATTCGAACGATATTtgctatatatgtgtaactgCATATTAATGCATACACACCTGATACCCTGTGTGGGTgtgaatttatatttttatgtaaacGTTTTTGACGACCGAGGAGTTAAGTGGTTCGTTTATCTGTACCATaagttttcccctttttttcgttccataTTGCCTGGGCAAAGGTACTGTACACAATTTTCTGATTATAATCGATatgattattattattatttttttttactatcaTTATTATAGTTACTGTTTCGAATGttgaattgttttttttttttacacaaaatCACGAAACagacaaagaaaaatagaaaaacttgaaaaatatataccatAAACAGATGtacatttcttctttatggGCTAACAGTGCACACCGATTTTAGTTCATGTACCCCCAAATGCACTTTcaaaatgtgtgcaaaacaaaggacaaaatgggaaagcaATTTTATGAATTCTTTTTGATATGATTATACAATAATTGGTTTTCTTCCTAAGAAGGTCTCTTCCTTGGTAGCGGTCTTTTAAATGTGCTTAAAACTTGGgtatatgttttttcctttcttattccttcccgTTCTGtgttgctaattttttttttttttttttctcactgaAAGGTTGTAAAAATCTTGcgctttttctcctcacAGAAATTACTTTTTCCCCGATGAGCCACTTCCTGAGGTACCCAAACCCATAACGGCCTTGAAGGTGTCATAAATCCACCACTGCAAACCGGTCAATGTTCCTATCATTAAAACTCTGGTACATATTCCCTTGGTAAATAAATTGACCATACCCATTTCTTTCGTTATGGCTGAtagttttttccccttattttCTACTTTCCCTAATTGAGATATCATATTGTCTGCTGGGTGCGAAACCAAGGCACAAATAATTCCTGATAAATAACCAGATGCAAAAGTTATTCCTAATTGAGTGGACTTGGTATAGGAATCCTTCGGGTTGGTAAAAACTTTGTCATACATTAACTGCACAATCTTTTCAAAGAAATAGAATTTAGCCATCGTATAAGGTATCTGACGACACCACAAGGGTGTAACACTACCAAAGGGAAACTTGGTTTCTTTCTTATTCGCTAACATGAAGGACATGGACTCAGACAATTTGGTGGGGAATGTGTTTGCCTTACTCGTTTGCATTTTTACTTTGATCATTTCGAACGGGCATAGAAAAATGTCCGCGACAAATTCGGCTGATGCAGATGCTAGTAACCATGTTACACCTTTGTACTTATAGGAATATTCCTCCCCTAAATAATTTGAATATACATCCTTAAAAATTTCATAAAAGCCAAATTTGCATAACCCTTGAAGGGAGTAACCTATTAATGTTGGAGACCATCCTAATGATAAGCTTCTtaccttctcctccttgatTATTTTATGTACACTCTGGAAGaggtttttatatattttaggATATGACTGAATTCTACATTTTGTAACATCCAACGGTGTTATTACCGTATGTGTTAATCCACAAGACAGGACTCCTCCGAACATACACTTACTGTAGTACGTCAAATTATGTTCATGTAAATGTTTTATTCTGGTTACTGGGCTACTGATTCGGGAATCCCACTTTTCCGTTTCTGTCATTATTTCAAAACTGTCAACGGGGAGAGGTGGGGTGGGAGGGGGAATTATAAATGCAGGAGGAAAAGCAACGATACTTCCCttacaaaattaattatcCTTCGGCGCCACAAAATGGGAGAACCGGTTTTACGGGGAGATTTGCTCACACGCGTGATTCGGCAGAGGTTATTTAGTCAAAAATGGCGAATGTTTATTATATACGCACTTGCGCATTTCCTCATGTAATGCATCACCACTCTGGCGAAAATATTCTCAAACAacgaatattttttactaaTACGCAATAACACATTACACgaatttgtgttttttttgaaaacttAAAACATGTCAGTACTGTTGCTTCGACGTTTAAATTcccttctttaaaaaatgatggcACTTtctgagaatttttttttttttttttttttttttttctttcttttttttttttagccaaATTTGTATGTACTTTTATACATGGGTACGTTTGCGCAGTGATTCAAatttttccatgtttttttttttttttttttttttttttaactataCATTTCGGATGATACAGTTCGTTTTTTCTGCGTTTTTgcaatttcattttccttcaatCATTCCCATAGTCCTTTCTtactatttccttttttggcatatttttttttttactcctctCCACATGACTTTTTTAACTTATTTCTGCTGTTTTCCccacttttgttttcccGTTCACCACATGTGCtagcattttcctccttgaaGGTTATCCCACttttatcgaaaaaaaaaatatattgccAAACGCTTAATCCGTAtctaattattttttttgctttttcttcaaaagggCATCAACAAAGGGGTCATTTCCCAGAAGTAAACGTCAATGTAAGGTGTAAAGATTATTTACTACAATTTCAGCATCCCCTTTAAAAAGGTATGCCTCGATTACAATTCCATCACAGAGTTATACAAACAATTCGctgttttttctcatcattttAGTTCGTCATATTTATAGTTCAACCTTTTAGTTTTAATTCATAATCTTCATTGGAACAGTGTGCGCCATTCAGTTAACCTTGTCAACTTGCATATAAATCATTCCTACCGAAAGATCTTTTATTTACCATTTCGATATTCACCCCATTTTTACACCCTTTAACCCCCCTCaattgttcatatattttatgcaCATTATTTACctgacctttttttttttttttttttttacaatttattGGTCATTTTTAACGAAGTTTCATTCTGTAGATTCTTTGCAAAATGTGTAAAGGAGTTAACCCCGTTGCTTTGCAATTGTCCagaaaatactttttttcttttctacttAATCAATACATTTGTCTCATTTTGTTCCATTGGCTGTTTGAACAATTCCACCTGTTTAAATAACTTTCCTATTCACATATCTTTAATGTGTGCAACGATTCTCTAATCATCCACATGAAAAGTGGAAGTGCCTATACCAAAAGCGCAAAAGGTTCCTCAATTTTACGGCAAACACaacattaaaattttcaacaatgcaataaatggaaaaagaagtatgAATTACAATCGGGGAATGCATATCATTCTACTTTTCGCTAATCCTCatctcttttttcattttcaaaattttaaaaagtttccatttcttttatcttTAATTGTGTATCGAATAAATGGCTAGCACGTTTGGGCAACCTCCTTGGTGTGCTTCCCACTGATAGGGGAAATCATAAAGcgaaatgtgtaaaaaaggtTCTAAGGTAAAAGCACATAAAAAACGGTACGTAAATCAAGAAAATGTTATTACTATCATATGGCTTAACAAACTAATGCTCAGTGTAAACTTTTTTACAATCCCAGGCCCCGTGAAAAAcgtgtaaatttttaaaatctcTTCTATTAATTataggggggaggggaaaaaaaatcggtAGACAAAGCACACTGCACAcagtgtaatttttttttttttttttttttcccacattCTAATAACTACAAGTATTTTCTTTGTGTAAGTTTTTGCATAGAGGAGCCTCTACCGAGACAGAAAGGAAGCTAGCTTTCCCAAGGTAGAGCTTCCCATCGATGCCCCTCCCCATTTGCATAAATTAAGGAAAACCATAAACGCTCAAAAAAGTTAAGTTCGCAGTGGGAAGGGACAAATATTATAGCACCCATTTTGCGTCTATAaaaatttcgcatttttcgCAACATCAAAAAAGAACACCCAACCTGCacttacacacacacaaacataaaatgtactttttttcattctcatAATCTAGACATCGATACATGTATTCTGTTCATATGCTTTCGCGCGCTTCCCCTCGCTCTTTTGTCCTGCTCAAAGACATATGCTCAACCATTCCAGGATCCAAAACATGAATGATGAATTGGAATGCTACATAAAGCAAAAGATCACTTCGTTGTTGAGGATTCGAAGCGACGTTTTTAACTCCCTCATACAGGAAGTTAGTTCATCTTAAAACaactctttttaaaatttgtaaccattttttttcacgacTTCGCAACCATATGGATGACAGAAAACACCCTCACTGTTAATCCTTCTTGACCTATTTAGGGAAAGAATGAAGACGATTTAAAGTACTTCTTCCTATCGGCACCTGTGAATAGTACTTTGTTTTTCGTGGTACATAGGTACACTTACGGTAAGCAtttacagaaggaaaaattttttactcactttttcttttcctaaaATGAACATTCGTTAATGcgttcttccttcccttatcCCATGTACACTTTAAGAGGACGAATCTGACGTACCTGATGCACCGAAGGAACCGAACGAAGAGGAAACACCGAACGAAGTAATACACCCCTCCCAAAATGACAAGGAAGAAGACACAGAAAATACTAGTGGAGATACAGaacacggaaaaaaagataaagcagaagaaaaaaatgactcaATAAGCAATTACAGCCATGTTGATGAAGGTGATAATGCAGCaaaagacaaaaacaaacaagGGGAAAACATCCAAAGggcagaaaaggaaaaggacaaTAACAGTGGAAGAACTGAAATAAcgaatgatgatgaggaaaaaacaccGAAAACGGAGAAAAATGGCATAAAAGGAGAATACGAATCGGAAATTCCATACCCATCAAAGGAAGCCAAGAATGATAGGGTGGACACAAATGTAgagacaaataaaaaggagaaacagaCCCAGGGTACCAACACGCATATTGATAATTCCACAGAGGGAGAGAATaaggaagatgaaaaggaggaagagtcATCAAAGGAAAACTCTCCCTCtgacgaaaataaaaataagaaagggaaaagaacgaaaacaCGTTACACTTTAAAAATGAGTTTGGGTCATATAGAACCGGACcacatggaagaagaaacaccATCGGAAGAATCTAACTTTCTCT
This DNA window, taken from Plasmodium knowlesi strain H genome assembly, chromosome: 13, encodes the following:
- a CDS encoding ATP-dependent DNA/RNA helicase PSH2, putative yields the protein MFRKGDIPRVGFNEISIKRTISTTIKLVNYNYYFLVRKNEKGVYRFFHYKNNLSRQFFEGNKEDGISKGRLPYSNKIYQKLYEENTSESCADEVNFPNGERTANCNREKTIRHENLTNGGTPQSGQNRILNRHEYIDLNLLNIDEEIVNNLKVILKIDKLYMYQYIIFNEIFANNCKHVLVYNKTGTGKTLSYLLPLIQKLINEKFDCSRKILILTQNIYLCKQLYIYILSIYPNLNVCILFDEHDPCDRVKKMKQDVIGKEEFSHKLNEQNNYLYRENYGIHFYLTTPNKLEFYIKNYKSTKKNEKNVMNNILNCVHTIVVDEFDYIVESRKLIFNFLFKRDLLNGVDHEVAAKRNNISGDTLNRENYQIYLFTANMNELIRKKINDDLCGFVFFDFINGVKEVIQNKVDEERASLLKNSQHITQLLSRENKTSSLCNLNIVHYMCKINTPSKYKYVSYFLNEFFFVKRKNVSGRKGTHQLSDKNDECDGDKLIRDYMGTSLFEEREKEDKISKCIIFANCKEEVEKLHEYSFLKPHSVIMHSELLTLQKNENINLFKLGEKPILITTDIVSRGLDIDNVIFILNYSPPTSPNDYIHRSGRTGRAKEKGVCLTMYHKYEYRNMDKIMKYTKNNFQVILCPHVDEVYKFSVNSLTESIMKIPPEEYEFLNDRSKELLKTHGTKIIAQILSVLLKHDKRGHTVSLLSGKKNYVAVLIKDPFFEAIKNKDDIVNLMKVTTGNKNVSNVVGDVAKCDEGYIADISSTHVNKIISLFNSSNSEYKKKGVQIDTVIELPPLIREKKNIIRKNRKVPWIKYKLQKKKIILLGRKTSQYKRKGTAEIIEDINRQI
- a CDS encoding mitochondrial phosphate carrier protein, putative produces the protein MTETEKWDSRISSPVTRIKHLHEHNLTYYSKCMFGGVLSCGLTHTVITPLDVTKCRIQSYPKIYKNLFQSVHKIIKEEKVRSLSLGWSPTLIGYSLQGLCKFGFYEIFKDVYSNYLGEEYSYKYKGVTWLLASASAEFVADIFLCPFEMIKVKMQTSKANTFPTKLSESMSFMLANKKETKFPFGSVTPLWCRQIPYTMAKFYFFEKIVQLMYDKVFTNPKDSYTKSTQLGITFASGYLSGIICALVSHPADNMISQLGKVENKGKKLSAITKEMGMVNLFTKGICTRVLMIGTLTGLQWWIYDTFKAVMGLGTSGSGSSGKK
- a CDS encoding SRAP domain-containing protein, putative, translated to MCVRVYYNIDINVLKRKYNCEKILNNEKFKRGMINKKNYMPIIYETAENGKENQAPQKIKLIQVCLWGLQPFNYGKFDKEVLLINARVESLQWKKSFKLLINKNRCAIVVNGYFEWMDIKGSSKKTPYFLFFGNDENSSEEVTDGKVETKSEELTVEKTEEKSEEKVIPRIKEEGVTTSIRVKKEIELNENNKGEIKKEEKEKEEVKEEEESMITDRGALKRKIEGEEKSEKKKIKTELSNEADREENDEEEKSHVIIAGLYSISNKDKNDCRYTIITTASENSALKDMHDRCPLLLSEKTLNLWLDVEKKYEDIIESVKQEHRVVSNNLKFREVKNWTDYATK